One window of Plasmodium relictum strain SGS1 genome assembly, chromosome: 14 genomic DNA carries:
- a CDS encoding nucleotidyltransferase, putative, whose translation MATLYKAHLFNEYLKIPPIENIFLQKQEIQLLCHILLKRKKNKIYFQNNLNKVYTNRKIISNENYSRIKLSENEASFINKSFIEKRNIKIYKKRNLNGLISRNRINYLSMFVRKMSSGNYVPHNHKSNNNIYLTNNFLNKKNLKKEILDIHKKLTENSFIDKKKEEIYYLLKSAIKPNLKGKIYFVGSCENNIWIKNSDIDCCIVVENCEDKNSYLYNLRVIKNAINLIYPSLTINIIKASVPIAKIYEQQNNICDISINNTAAIVNTKFVSSLCNIDERITIINRIIKYWAKQKNINNRSQGTFSSYALFLLTYYFFQNLNVPLLPSYKSIERENASSFEINSEYFFLQDEVQMPFYTNIEDIKSKFPNLKRNKEDISKLLYGFFEFYSNDICKNGITLDIYNNQIIENKDMTANIYCPITKKIVNTYSINTWKKMFEKIQSAYNKLKNGSSLNLICEETKDNTPNRKIDLKDHLLRRKIFQNLYMF comes from the exons atgGCTACTCTTTATAAAGCTCATCTTTTTAacgaatatttaaaaatacctcctatagaaaatatatttttgcaaAAACAGGAAATACAATTGCTATGCCACAtactattaaaaagaaaaaaaaataaaatttattttcagaacaatttaaataaagtttacacaaatagaaaaattattagtaatgaaaattatagtAGAATAAAATTAAGTGAAAATGAAGCTTCCTTTATCAATAAAAGCTttattgaaaaaagaaacattaaaatttataaaaaaaggaacTTAAATGGGTTAATTAGTAGAAACAGAATCAATTATTTATCCATGTTCGTTAGAAAAATGTCTTCTGGAAATTATGTGCCACATAATCATAAGTCAAATaacaatatttatttaacaaataatttcttaaataagaaaaatttaaaaaaagaaattttagaTATCCATAAAAAGTTAACAGAGAATTCttttattgataaaaaaaaagaggaaatttattatttattaaagagTGCAATAAAGCCAAATTTGAAaggaaaaatttattttgttgGTTCATgcgaaaataatatatg gatAAAAAATTCAGATATTGACTGTTGTATAGTAGTAGAAAATTGTGAAGataaaaattcttatttatataatttaagagttataaaaaatgcaATCAATTTAATTTATCCATCATTaacaataaatataattaaagcATCTGTTCCAATAGCTAAAATATATGAAcaacaaaataatatatgtgATATTAGTATTAACAATACAGCAGCAATAGTAAATACAAAATTTGTTTCTTCTCTATGTAATATAGATGAAAGAATTACAATAATAAATAGAATAATCAAATACTGggcaaaacaaaaaaatattaataacag atctCAAGGTACTTTTAGCTCTTACgctttatttttgttaacttattatttttttcaaaatttaaatgttCCATTATTACCTTCATAtaa ATCAATAGAAAGGGAAAATGCATCTTCTTTTGAAATTAATAGtgaat ATTTCTTTTTGCAAGATGAAGTACAGATGCCATTTTATACAAATATaga AGATATAAAATCTAAGTTTCCTAATTTAAAACGAAACAAAGAAGACATTTCAAAATTACTGTATGGATTTTttgaa tTTTATTCTAATGATATTTGCAAAAATGGAATTACActagatatatataataatcaaATTATTGAGAATAAGGATATGACTGCAAATATTTATTGCccaataacaaaaaaaattgtaaatacTTATAGCATAAACACTTGGAAAAAAATGTTTGAAAAAATTCAATCAgcttataataaattaaaaaat ggAAGTagtttaaatttaatttgtGAAGAAACAAAAGATAATACACCTAATAGAAAAATAGATCTCAAAG atCATTTATTgagaagaaaaatttttcaaaatctatatatgttttaa
- the EF-G gene encoding elongation factor G, putative gives MIGYSRVLVKKKLWLFKKRLHNKTFLFLNNSYNFSSSVENLRNIGISAHIDAGKTTLTERILYYTGKIKSIHEVRGSDGIGATMDSMDLEREKGITIQSAATNCNWDVNNKIYTINIIDTPGHVDFTIEVERSLRVLDAAILVICGVSGVQSQTLTVNRQMDRYFIPRILFINKLDRDGANVERTLSTIEKKLNLNTILLQIPIGIEQKLKGVYDLIEKKGYLFKGKNGIFVEEIKEEEILKYDPSFSFQTKELLRNRIFEKLADIDDEFAEIYLNNDINDIKNCDVYDAIRKCTIKNKLAPICLGSAKNNVGVQILLNYVCNFLPSPKDINNYGFIYKENSNENKSNQSEKDEEIFNVENSGENLMKNKNKKKVELKCDNTLPMVGFLFKIQEDSMHGQMSYFRIYQGKIKKKDMITNMITNKKEVVKKIMKMHSNMAKEINEAYAGDIVAINGINGSTGTTYTNGINANFHLLNICVPKPVISVAVEILKKGDMTKLTKALNKFTKEDPTFYVKTDEQTKETIFEGIGELQLEIYKERLKREYNINVNLKNPKINFKETITKPYECSYTYKKQKGGAGLYAHVHAIFETISDNYNDTTHCIFVNEVIGNDLPKNFILSIEKAFKEQIEKGYLYNSEIINMKMRLIGGKIHEVDSNDLAFKKATINLIKENYHNFCPVLLEPIMLVEIISNYEHQSNILTSITKRKGLVINIVNNMNIIYIYADIPLKHMFNYINEIRAITQGQGTYTMEFARYEQVSKNDLDEILKQKNNK, from the coding sequence ATGATAGGATATAGTAGGGTTCtcgtaaaaaaaaaactttggctatttaaaaaaaggttgcataataaaacatttttattcctgaacaattcatataatttttcaagCTCTGTAGAAAATTTGCGAAATATTGGAATTAGTGCACACATAGATGCAGGAAAAACTACATTAACAGaaagaatattatattatactggaaaaataaaaagcatCCACGAAGTCAGAGGAAGTGATGGAATAGGTGCAACAATGGATTCCATGGATCTAGAAAGAGAAAAGGGAATTACAATACAATCAGCGGCAACCAACTGTAATTGGGATgtgaataataaaatatatactattaatataattgaCACTCCTGGGCATGTTGATTTTACTATTGAAGTAGAAAGATCTTTAAGAGTACTGGATGCAGCTATTTTAGTTATTTGTGGAGTTTCCGGCGTACAAAGTCAAACATTAACAGTGAATAGACAAATGGATAGATATTTCATCCCAagaattctttttataaataaattagataGAGATGGAGCAAATGTAGAAAGAACATTAAGTACTATTGAAAAGAAATTGAACTTAAATACTATTTTATTACAAATTCCCATAGGAATTGAGCAAAAACTTAAGGGAGTGTATgatttaattgaaaaaaaaggttatttatttaaaggaaaaaatgGTATATTCGTGGAAGAGATAAAGGAAGAGGAAATTTTGAAGTATGATCCCTCCTTTTCCTTTCAAACGAAAGAATTGTTAAGAAATAGAATTTTTGAGAAGTTAGCAGATATAGATGACGAATTTGcagaaatttatttaaacaaTGATATAAATGACATTAAAAATTGTGATGTATATGACGCTATTCGTAAATGcacaattaaaaataaattagcCCCTATTTGTTTAGGTAGTGCAAAAAATAATGTTGGTGTGCaaattttgttaaattacgtttgtaattttttaccTTCACCAAAGGATATCAATAATTACggttttatttataaagaaaattctaatgaaaataaaagtaatcaGAGTGAAAAGGAtgaagaaatttttaatgttGAAAATTCAGGTGAAAAtcttatgaaaaataaaaataagaaaaaggTGGAACTAAAATGCGATAACACTTTGCCTATGGTaggttttttatttaaaatacaaGAAGATTCTATGCATGGTCAAATGAGTTATTTTCGAATATATCAAgggaaaattaaaaagaaagataTGATAACAAATATgataacaaataaaaaagaagtggtaaaaaaaattatgaaaatgcATTCTAATATGGCaaaagaaattaatgaaGCATATGCAGGAGATATAGTAGCTATAAATGGAATTAATGGATCTACAGGAACAACATACACCAATGGAATAAATGcgaattttcatttattaaatatatgtgTTCCTAAACCTGTTATATCAGTTGCTGtggaaattttaaaaaagggAGATATGACCAAATTAACAAAAGCCTTAAACAAATTTACAAAAGAAGACCCTACTTTTTATGTAAAGACAGATGAACAAACAAAAGAAACAATTTTTGAAGGTATAGGAGAATTACAACTCgaaatttataaagaaaggttaaaaagagaatacaATATTAatgttaatttaaaaaatccaAAAATTAACTTTAAAGAAACAATTACAAAACCGTATGAATGTTCATATacttataaaaaacaaaaaggaGGTGCTGGATTATATGCACATGTTCATGCGATTTTCGAAACAATTTCtgataattataatgataCTACTCATTGTATATTTGTAAATGAAGTAATAGGTAATGACTTACCAAAGAACTTCATTCTTTCTATTGAAAAAGCTTTTAAAGAACAAATAGAAAAAGGATATTTATACAATTcagaaattattaatatgaaAATGAGACTAATTGGTGGAAAAATTCATGAAGTAGATAGTAATGATTTAGCATTTAAAAAAGCAactataaatttaattaaagaaaattatcataatttCTGCCCTGTACTTTTAGAACCAATTATGCTTGTTGAAATTATATCAAATTATGAGCATCAAAGCAATATTTTAACAAGTAtaacaaaaagaaaagggCTAGTAATTAATATtgttaataatatgaatataatttatatttatgcaGATATTCCATTAAAGCATatgtttaattatataaatgaaattagAGCTATTACACAAGGACAAGGTACGTATACGATGGAATTCGCCAGATATGAGCAAGTTAGCAAAAATGATCTAGATGAAAtcttaaaacaaaaaaataataaataa
- a CDS encoding CG2-related protein, putative has product MTNENSLSLINFSNDVFFNIIKYLTLNETLKLKTVSKQFYEYLNGEKAYSLNTCISLNNYIKFVKFVKSHKFSSFFLSILKDEKNIYDNPYYVKKNLNFGINKKQLVENEKGFLKKITLKGEFLRNANYYDISLLLLAHSKSLEELYIHGLNDINCPLFIYSSYSIIFDFFAKEILLNNLSFNYITKNDLKEIQNLILQKKKKKKNVCENYSFSFTDTEEDASSENIEKIFCVDEKIKKDNVKDDIELKTGKDKKNEENEEEEEEEEEEEEEEEEEEKEEEKEEEKEKEKEKEKEVSEKEEKKKKKKNDNEEKLKIYKTNKMKPFFSLKYGNIKTYKKKQKEHLGMISKINDKNKENDDNNDNNSDGSVKLSNYELNINEHLKKNDKKRMLNLINKDKLHILCEHLNIVYNCNKKCFEKIKNYKQKVHLNNYINSLQFLKILNFSGIQSYDFIEMFISINTPSLKTLNIYCYDYFFYFYHMLLSIFLYGIGKEVFTRYINLKKNKNITDTNTRELIQNNLKVYEAIKEIDINLIENNIISSNFQKKYEQEAINYYQLNIKNNEKKIFFTPTYKDKIYINNFSNPVYYADGSYIKNDSDAELMSNSTNNYDNKITKRYVQGQLIENNKKKIKKLKRGGYIWLIENYKYKKNVSIEILYLFKNIIENEEKKGRRNIICLLNNLNLEHFSLFNYSLSSPFLWLLLLIKNQNLKTFCILDLCLSHLLSALTFLEAFLKQNLFNFQGMMRRRRKRIGSIYFKFNDEEEIKFVNQMYSKIINELNRSNFTPKKNKVLHIVIYVYNNKKGNKQFIKYIRKISRSLWRCNYLVFYSIQYYKYKYFNKYFDIDNLYRDYVINILLSNHKLNRSLNNQKLPDKSDIYI; this is encoded by the exons ATGACTAATGAAAATAGTTTATCTCTCATCAATTTTTCTAACGAcgttttttttaacataataaaatatttaacatTAAATGAAACACTAAAACTTAAAACAGTCAGTAAACagttttatgaatatttaaatgGAGAAAAAGCTTATAGTTTAAATACATGTATTAGTTTAAATAATTACATTAAATTTGTAAAATTTGTAAAATCACATAAATTCAGTAGTTTCTTTTTATCCATtttaaaagatgaaaaaaatatttatgataaTCCATACTACG TTAAGAAAAATTTGAATTTcggaataaataaaaaacagctggttgaaaatgaaaaaggatttttaaaaaagataacaTTAAAAGGagaatttttaagaaatgcGAATTATTATGATATTAGTTTACTACTTCTTGCCCATTCAAAATCATTAGAAGAACTTTATATTCATGGATTAAATGACATAAATTGTcctctttttatttattctagTTATAGTATAATTTTCGACTTTTTTgcaaaagaaatattattaaataacttGTCTTTTAATTACATAACAAAGaatgatttaaaagaaattcaGAATTTAATCTtacagaagaaaaaaaaaaaaaaaaatgtatgtgaaaattattcattttcatttactGATACTGAAGAGGATGCTTCAAGTGAAAATATagagaaaattttttgtgtggacgaaaaaataaaaaaagacaatGTAAAAGATGATATTGAATTGAAAACAggaaaagataaaaaaaatgaagaaaatgaagaagaagaagaagaagaagaagaagaagaagaagaagaagaagaagaagaaaaagaagaagaaaaagaagaagaaaaagaaaaagaaaaagaaaaagaaaaagaagtaagtgaaaaagaagaaaaaaaaaaaaaaaaaaaaaatgataatgaagaaaaattgaaaatttacaaaacaaataaaatgaaGCCTTTTTTTTCGTTAAAATATGGGaatattaaaacatataaaaaaaagcaaaaagaACATTTGGGCATGAtatcaaaaataaatgataaaaataaggaaaatgatgataataatgataataatagtgATGGAAGCGTGAAATTATCAaattatgaattaaatataaatgaacatttaaaaaaaaatgataaaaaaagaatgctaaatttaataaataaggataaattacatatattatGTGAACATTTGAATATTGTATACAactgtaataaaaaatgctttgaaaaaataaaaaattataaacaaaaagtgcatttaaataattacataaacagcttacaatttttaaaaatattaaatttctcTGGTATACAGAGTTATGATTTTATAGAAATGTTTATTTCAATAAACACTCCTTCATTAAAaactttaaatatttattgctatgattactttttttatttttatcatatgctcttatctatatttttgtatGGAATAGGGAAAGAAGTTTTTACAAGATACATAAATctgaaaaaaaacaaaaatattactGATACAAATACAAGAGAACttattcaaaataatttaaaagtttATGAGGcaataaaagaaattgatattaatttaatagaaaataatattatatcatctaattttcaaaaaaaatatgagcAAGAAGCAATAAATTATTaccaattaaatattaaaaataatgaaaaaaaaatattctttacaCCAACTTATAAAgacaaaatttatataaataattttagcAATCCGGTATATTACGCTGATGGaagttatataaaaaacgATTCAGATGCTGAACTTATGTCTAATTCTACtaataattatgataataaGATCACAAAAAGATATGTACAAGGACaattaattgaaaataataaaaagaaaattaaaaagttaaaaaggGGAGGATATATATGGCttatagaaaattataaatataaaaagaatgttagtatagaaattttatatttatttaaaaatataattgaaaatgaagaaaaaaaaggaagaagaaacattatttgtttattgaataatttaaatttagaacatttttcattatttaattatagttTAAGTAGCCCATTCTTATGGTTATTGTTATTgataaaaaatcaaaatttaaaaacattttgTATATTAGATTTATGCCTATCTCATCTTTTATCTGCTCTAACCTTTTTAGAAgcatttttaaaacaaaatttatttaattttcaaGGAATGATGAGAAGAAGAAGGAAAAGAATTGGaagtatttattttaagTTTAATGACGAAGaggaaataaaatttgttaaTCAGATGTattcaaaaataattaatgaattaaatagaAGTAATTTCactccaaaaaaaaataaagttctTCATATtgttatttatgtatataataataaaaagggAAATAAACAgttcattaaatatataagaaaaatttcaAGATCATTATGGAGATGTAATTATTTAGTTTTCTATTCTAttcaatattataaatataaatattttaataaatatttcgaTATTGATAATTTGTATAGAGATTATGTAATTAATATACTTTTGTCTAATCATAAATTAAACCGCTCTTTAAATAACCAAAAATTACCTGATAAATCggacatatatatataa
- a CDS encoding cytochrome b5, putative, which translates to MVQQKLKVIDENDLKNLKNESKCCIIINDLVYDVSSFYEHPGGFDLFKEYEGIDATSSFNEIGHSTNAKKLMKSYLIGVKKDTETYKKKEETKIVEDKTEYINVSEEEIEEEEDVKINKPTNVPEEKSNYAVVALIIVLFSIFYYFMFIKK; encoded by the exons atggttcaacaaaaattaaaagtaatagatgaaaatgatttaaaaaatttaaaaaatgaatcaaaatgttgtattataataaatgattTAGTTTATGATGTTAGTTCATTTTACGAGCATCCTGGTGGCTTTGATCTTTTTAAAGAGTATGAAG GGATTGATGCAACATCATCTTTTAATGAAATTGGTCATTCTACAAATGCAAAAAAATTGATGAAAAGTTATTTAATTGGTGTGAAAAAAGATACagaaacatataaaaaaaaagaagaaacaaAAATTGTTGAAGATAAAACAGAGTATATTAATGTTTCTGAAGAAGAAATAGAGGAAGAAGAagatgtaaaaataaataaacctACAAAT GTTCCTGAAGAAAAATCCAATTATGCTGTTGTTGCTTTAATAATTGTATTGTTTagtattttctattattttatgtttattaaaaaataa